A genomic segment from Gossypium hirsutum isolate 1008001.06 chromosome D04, Gossypium_hirsutum_v2.1, whole genome shotgun sequence encodes:
- the LOC107898634 gene encoding cyclin-dependent kinase G-2 — MAAGRNGGYHGNGFRNRDSEFEVPRREIANSKDYEPSRNDSRNNERRDSVRVRQKDVKEREVVNGGSLSSSSRDSGGSSGGGGGSQGPKRCEFSRRVVDKEPGELSSESGSEDAIESELTIKNSEIAKAMDNGAQSPVGKKRKFSPIVWDIDDKVLSNSSKSRSSPAVTAVPPPPAVPKVYNNSPNNVSGGTVQTSPVRERKKQKLQSPSPVAATEIAGYSTLESRIDLDFSPPKEQVNNQDAGQLDDEDYVPTRHISSSRWASGDSSSGDEGEILEDEEMPKMRKKLSLLESAHKRFWNKSTTPELGELNREGSEGVRAKSSESDERAARSRSGSGNDSEKDDYMEIDVEHDRNDSSASESDRDAENESDSPGTPEPPAPPLRSVNMLQGCRSVDEFERLNKIDEGTYGVVYRARDKKKGEIVALKKVKMEKEREGFPLTSLREINILLSFHHPSVVDVKEVVVGSNLDSIFMVMEYMEHDLKALMETMRQPFSQSEVKCLMLQLLEGVKYLHDNWVLHRDLKTSNLLLNNQGELKICDFGLARQYGSPLKPYTHLVVTLWYRAPELLLGARQYSTAIDMWSLGCIMAELLSKEPLFNGKTEFDQLDKIFRTLGTPNETIWPGFSKLPGVKVNFVKHQYNLLRKKFPATSFTGTPVLSDAGFDLLNKLLTYDPEKRITAEAALNHEWFREVPLPKTKAFMPTFPAQHAQDRRMRRMLKSPDPLQEQRRKELQQGELGTSGLFG, encoded by the exons atGGCTGCTGGGAGAAATGGGGGTTATCATGGTAATGGGTTTAGGAATAGAGATTCTGAATTTGAGGTGCCGAGGCGGGAAATTGCTAATTCTAAGGATTATGAGCCTTCTAGGAATGATAGCCGTAATAATGAAAGGCGAGATAGCGTTAGGGTTAGGCAAAAGGATGTTAAGGAGAGGGAAGTGGTAAATGGTGGTTCTCTGTCCTCTTCGAGTAGGGATTCGGGTGGCAGTAGTGGTGGTGGAGGAGGTAGTCAGGGACCCAAGCGATGCGAGTTCTCTCGTAGGGTGGTAGATAAGGAGCCTGGTGAGTTGTCTAGTGAAAGTGGATCGGAGGATGCCATAGAGTCTGAGTTGACTATTAAAAATAGTGAGATTGCGAAAGCAATGGATAATGGGGCTCAATCTCCTGTGGGAAAGAAAAGGAAGTTTTCGCCTATAGTATGGGATATAGATGACAAGGTATTAAGTAATTCATCGAAAAGTAGGAGTTCACCAGCAGTTACAGCTGTTCCTCCTCCACCAGCAGTGCCTAAAGTTTATAACAATTCACCTAACAATGTCTCTGGTGGTACTGTACAGACATCTCCTGTTAGAGAAAGAAAAAAGCAGAAATTACAATCTCCTTCACCAGTTGCTGCTACTGAAATTGCTGGATACTCCACTTTGGAATCTCGAATCGATTTGGATTTTTCCCCACCTAAAGAGCAGGTTAACAATCAAGATGCCGGGCAGCTTGACGATGAAGATTATGTACCGACCAGACATATATCTTCCTCAAGATGGGCGTCTGGTGATAGTTCTTCTGGTGATGAGGGTGAAATTTTAGAAGATGAGGAAATGCCTAAAATGAGGAAAAAGTTATCTCTTCTGGAATCAGCCCATAAAAGATTTTGGAATAAGTCGACAACTCCAGAGCTTGGGGAGCTTAACAGGGAAGGCTCTGAGGGAGTTAGAGCTAAATCATCTGAATCTGATGAACGAGCTGCCCGTTCCAGGTCTGGAAGTGGGAATGATTCAGAGAAGGATGACTACATGGAGATTGATGTTGAACATGATAGAAATGACAGTAGTGCAAGCGAGTCTGATAGAGATGCTGAGAATGAAAGTGACTCACCGGGTACACCAGAACCTCCAGCTCCTCCTTTAAGAAGTGTGAACATGCTTCAGGGATGTAGAAGTGTAGATGAATTTGAGAGATTAAATAAGATAGATGAAGGTACTTATGGTGTTGTTTATAGAGCTAGGGACAAGAAGAAAGGGGAAATTGTGGCATTGAAGAAGGTAAAGATGGAGAAAGAAAGAGAAGGTTTTCCTCTGACCTCTTTGAGGGAAATAAACATTCTTCTCTCATTTCATCACCCATCGGTTGTAGATGTTAAAGAAGTAGTTGTAGGGAGTAACCTTGATAGTATCTTTATGGTTATGGAATACATGGAACATGATCTGAAAGCTCTGATGGAGACAATGAGACAACCATTCAGCCAAAGTGAGGTTAAATGCTTGATGCTTCAGCTACTGGAGGGTGTCAAGTATCTTCATGACAATTGGGTTCTACATCGAGATTTGAAGACATCTAATCTGCTTTTAAATAACCAAGGTGAACTGAAGATTTGTGATTTTGGGTTGGCTCGTCAGTATGGAAGCCCATTAAAACCATATACACATTTGGTTGTTACTCTTTGGTACAG GGCTCCAGAACTTCTTTTGGGAGCAAGACAATATTCCACTGCAATTGACATGTGGTCTTTGGGTTGTATAATGGCTGAACTACTTTCGAAAGAACCACTTTTCAACGGGAAAACTGAATTTGATCAACTTGACAAG ATTTTCAGAACACTGGGCACACCAAATGAGACAATATGGCCTGGTTTTTCGAAGTTGCCTGGAGTCAAGGTCAATTTTGTCAAGCATCA GTATAATCTATTGCGCAAAAAATTTCCAGCCACGTCGTTCACTGGCACACCTGTTCTCTCTGATGCAGGATTTGACTTACTGAATAAACTCCTTACTTATGATCCTGAGAAG CGTATAACTGCTGAAGCTGCTCTTAACCATGAGTGGTTTCGTGAAGTTCCTCTTCCCAAGACCAAAGCTTTCATGCCCACTTTCCCTGCCCAACATGCTCAAGACAG GCGAATGAGAAGAATGCTGAAGAGCCCAGATCCTTTGCAAGAGCAACGTAGAAAGGAGTTGCAACAAGGGGAACTAGGGACTAGTGGTCTATTTGGCTAA
- the LOC107898633 gene encoding urease: MKLTPKEVEKLGLHNAGYLAQKRLARGLRLNYTEAVALIATQILEFVRDGNWSVAELMDIGQRLLGRRQVLPAVPHLLDSVQVEGTFPDGTKLITVHNVVNSENGDLHLALYGSFLPVPSPDKFPEMEDKMVPGDLIFKDGIISLNLGRKTVRLNVTNRGDRPVQVGSHYHFIEVNPYLVFDRRRAYGMRLNIRAGTATRFEPGESKPVVLVSIGGNKVIRGGNGIVDGPVDYNNIETVMETIRIEGYGNTEDADASEGLTGEDSDFTTTVSPEAYANMYGPTTGDKIRLGDTNLYAEIEQDFAVYGDECVFGGGKVIRDGMGQSCGHLPDKSLDIVITNAVIIDYTGIFKADIGVKNGCIVGLGKAGNPDTMDGVSENMTIGINTEVIAGEGLIVTAGAIDCHVHFICPQLVHEAISSGITTLLGGGTGPADGTRATTCTPAPSQMKMMLQSTDDFPLNFGFTGKGNGSKPEEIHEIIKAGAMGLKLHEDWGTTPAAIDSCLAVAELYDIQVNIHTDTLNESGFVEQTINAFKGRTIHTYHSEGAGGGHAPDIIKVCGVKNVLPSSTNPTRPYTSNTIDEHLDMLMVCHHLSKDIPEDVAFAESRIRAETIAAEDILHDTGAISIISSDSQAMGRIGEVICRTWQTAHKMKSQRGPLGPADSDNDNLRIKRYIAKYTINAAIANGIAEFVGSVEVGKLADLVLWKPSFFGAKPEMVIKGGEVTWANMGDANASIPTPEPVLSRPMFGAFGKAASANSIAFVSKAALDRGVKESYGLQKRVEAVGNTRNLTKLDMKLNDALPNIEVDPETYIVKADGEVLTCDAATTVPLSRNYFLF, translated from the exons ATTCTCGAGTTTGTTCGTGATGGTAACTGGAGTGTGGCGGAATTGATGGACATCGGTCAACGACTTCTGGGAAG GAGGCAAGTTCTTCCAGCTGTTCCACATCTATTGGATTCTGTTCAG GTTGAAGGGACATTTCCCGATGGGACGAAGTTAATCACCGTTCACAATGTGGTGAATAGTGAAAATGGAGACCTTCACCTTGCATTATATGGTTCTTTTCTACCTG TGCCTTCCCCTGACAAATTTCCCGAAATGGAAGATAAAATGGTTCCTGGTGATTTGATCTTCAAAGATGGGATTATTAGCCTTAATTTAGGCAGGAAAACAGTAAGACTCAATGTCACTAACAGAGGAGACAGGCCAGTTCAG GTAGGAAGCCATTATCACTTTATTGAGGTAAATCCTTACTTGGTTTTCGATCGAAGGAGAGCATATGGTATGCGGCTAAATATACGAGCAGGAACAGCTACAAGATTTGAG CCCGGAGAAAGTAAACCAGTTGTGCTAGTTAGCATTGGTGGTAACAAAGTGATCAGAGGAGGAAACGGAATTGTTGATGGCCCTGTTGACTACAACAATATCGAAACGGTGATGGAAACCATAAGGATTGAAGGTTATGGGAATACGGAAGATGCGGATGCTAG CGAAGGCTTGACTGGAGAAGATTCTGATTTTACCACAACAGTTTCTCCTGAGGCATATGCTAACATGTATGGCCCTACTACCGGTGACAAAATCCGGCTTGGTGACACAAATTTGTATGCCGAAATAGAACAGGATTTTGCCGTATATGGTGATGAATGCGTATTTGGTGGCGGAAAAGTTATAAGAGATGGCATGGGACAATCTTGTGGGCATCTACCAGATAAATCTTTAGACATTGTTATAACAAATGCTGTAATCATCGACTACACTGGTATATTTAAGGCAGATATTGGTGTTAAAAATGGCTGTATTGTTGGACTCGGGAAAGCAGGCAACCCAGATACCATGGATGGTGTATCTGAGAACATGACCATCGGT ATTAACACCGAGGTTATTGCCGGAGAAGGATTGATCGTAACTGCAGGGGCTATTGACTGTCATGTGCATTTCATATGTCCTCAGTTGGTTCATGAAGCTATATCAAGTG GCATCACAACATTACTTGGAGGTGGGACCGGACCAGCTGACGGAACACGTGCAACTACTTGTACGCCAGCTCCGTCGCAAATGAAAATGATGCTGCAGTCCACTGATGACTTCCCTCTAAATTTTGGCTTCACAGGGAAG GGAAATGGTTCTAAACCTGAAGAAATACATGAAATAATCAAAGCCGGAGCAATGGGACTGAAACTGCATGAGGATTGGGGAACTACACCTGCTGCAATAGACAGTTGTTTGGCTGTTGCAGAACTATATGATATCCAA GTTAATATTCATACTGACACCTTGAACGAATCTGGATTTGTGGAACAAACAATTAATGCATTTAAAGGAAGAACTATTCACACTTATCACAG TGAAGGTGCCGGTGGTGGTCATGCTCCAGATATCATCAAAGTATGCGGCGTTAAAAACGTCCTCCCTTCGTCAACAAACCCGACTCGCCCTTATACTTCCAATACTATAGATGAACATCTTGACATGCTG ATGGTTTGCCATCACCTCAGCAAGGATATTCCTGAAGATGTAGCATTTGCAGAATCAAGGATTAGGGCGGAAACCATTGCTGCCGAAGATATATTGCATGACACAGGGGCAATCAGCATTATATCTTCAGATTCACAGGCGATGGGTCGCATTGGCGAG GTGATATGCAGAACTTGGCAAACCGCCCACAAGATGAAATCACAAAGGGGACCACTTGGTCCTGCAGACTCAGACAACGACAATCTAAGAATCAAACGTTATATAGCAAAATACACCATAAATGCAGCCATTGCTAACGGGATTGCAGAATTTGTCGGTTCGGTTGAG GTGGGAAAGTTGGCTGATCTTGTTTTATGGAAGCCAAGCTTTTTTGGGGCAAAACCTGAAATGGTGATCAAAGGTGGTGAAGTTACTTGGGCTAATATGGGAGATGCTAATGCAAGCATTCCGACACCTGAACCG GTGTTGTCAAGGCCAATGTTTGGAGCATTCGGCAAGGCTGCAAGTGCTAACTCCATTGCATTCGTCAGCAAG GCTGCTTTAGATCGCGGAGTCAAAGAGTCATATGGACTGCAGAAGAGGGTAGAAGCTGTTGGTAATACCCGAAATCTAACCAAGCTCGACATGAAGCTCAATGATGCTCTCCCAAATATCGAAGTAGATCCCGAAACGTATATCGTGAAAGCCGATGGCGAGGTTCTCACCTGTGATGCTGCAACAACAGTTCCCTTGTCTCGGAACTATTTCCTCTTCTAG